In Paramormyrops kingsleyae isolate MSU_618 chromosome 11, PKINGS_0.4, whole genome shotgun sequence, the genomic window tggaTTCGGCGTATTGATATGAAAAGAGGATCGTGCACCCGGACGTAATGAATAGCCTACTAAAGAGCCGAGTATCTAAAAGAGGCCGATGCTTGGAGCATTACGTTTCTTATCGATTCATTTTAAAGCACACTAATTGTGTACAGTTTATCGTTAGCGTGGATATCAGGCTTTTAATAGCCCTCATCAGgagtgtcaaactccagtcctggagggccgcttagggggctggagcctatttCAGGCAGCATAGGATAAAAGTACTCCCTAGATGGGATTTCTGCTcatggcagggcacacactggCATAGTCATATTCTATGGGTAATTTAGATGCCCAACCTCATTTCTTGGATCTGCGGGAGGAAATGCATGCGATAAGGGACAGattgcaaactgcacacacacatcgtGAAGGTggtattcttgctggaaacaaaTGTCCTCAGTAGTGTTTTACAAAGAAGGCTGCTGTAAGACAAGCTATATGGAATTCTGTTAAATGAGCAAGGCAAGAAATAAATAgtcagtctgtcacagggcagcAGCACAGTAATGCgtagaaaaagaaagaaatgaatCACCTGCTATGACCGGCTGGCATCGTATCTCACTGCTGAAATGCTCAGAAAAATGTTACAGGTGCGACTGTGTTGACAGCGATCATAGCTTCAGGAAACTACAATCTTTTCAGGACACAGGAATCGGTTTGTCTGTGTAATGACCCAAAGGACTGGGGATCTACATTATACAGCTATATGATAAATCATATTATAACACTCACTGTCGGAAAGTCGTTGCCAAAATGTGCCTTGAGAAGTTTTTTATGAATTAATTTCACAAGGACAATAACTCGAGCAGACAAAAGAAGTTGTAGCATTAAAGAGTCCAATGATTTTTAAGTCACATCAGTATTAAAAAATTAACTGTACTTCCACACAGACAACACGCCTACACTCAGGAAAACAAATGTGTACTTTTGCTTGTCACTGAGGAgataccctcaagggtctgacaattgtacccttagctgtaggtaattgtaccttttaaggtacaggaATGGActtacattaatgctgtttgtacctttgggatgtgcgtcagagtccatttctgtaccttaaaaggtacaattacaagggtacagccccagtgacaagcaaaggtacaatttTTTGACCCTTTTTTCTGACTGTATGATTGGCATTTAGGCCACCCTGCTATGGAAATCCAAAACAGCAAAGGTCTTTGCAAATTTTATATAAAtgagacacatgcaaacagatATTAAAAAGGTAAGAAGCACAGGCCTATCAGAAGGAGAATTTCAAAATGCAACCAAATAACATTCCTGGGACCTTTCGGTACCCAACCCCCAGACAACAAGCTAAAGAATATATTTAGGCCTATATACGTCATGTTAACTAGGTGTCAACTGTCGGCATTTGTCAAATGCAACTTATGAGTCTCCATGAAAATACTTTTTTCCAGTGGCAAAATTGATAGGCTGCCCTTCCAGCCTTCTAAGGACAAGTTATAGGCCTATAGTAGCAACGTAAGAGCTGGACTGAGATTATAATTCGGTGGGAGGGGGTGGAGGTATTAACTTTTGGAGAGCAATAAATTTTGCCTATGGGGGGGAGTGGTtcccacaataaattttgcAGGCCCACTTACTTATTTTACCTCTTTTTACTAGTTCAGGGGGGCACCTCTGCCGGTGCCCCCCTTGCCTGTGTATGCGATTAatcacaatttttaaaaatcgttTAACAGCACTTTTAAAATCTCATTTTGAAACAAGTCATCTCTTCCATGGACAGCAGAATCCAGGCAACTTTTGGGGCATTTTTAAGAATATAGTGACAAACGATCATAAAACTTCCTACACATAATTTAATGCAAACCGATAAAACTTTATTCCTAAAAGCAAAAAGTATACCTTGATtacaaaaaattatatatagGTCTATGagttttttcaaaagcaaacagatAAGTGGACATAACTTTATTCGCCCTTGTTCAGACGTGTTCCACGGTTTGGGTTTTTGTTGCCACTGCACTTGCCACTGGATTTAGGGATGGGCAACATGGCCAGATGTCCAGGACAGCATCTTTCTGGGGGCGGCACAGAGCACCCCGAACACAACCAATCAGAATGGTGACATTTGCACAGTCGGTTTTCTATCACTCACTTGCATGCCACTTCAATGATGTCATTTTACTGTGTGGGTTTATTAACCGTGTTGGAATGGGTACCGCAATTCTAGTGTGCGAACTCAGCAGGTTACCGCTGAGAGGTAcgagatggggagggggtgggggtgggttgaCCTTAGGTGACCCCACTGGAAGCCCGGGGTAGGTGGAATGGGGGAATCTAGCAAATAGCGCACCTCCAACTTTGTACAGTACTATAAAATTAGTAAAAATCAGTCACACtatgatatccatccatccatccattagctTCCGCTTGTCcagggttcgggtcgcgggggtagcagcttctggagagatacccagacctccatCTCCCCAGCTACTCTTCTACCaggtctttggggggggggggggggggtgccgaggcgttcccaggccaactgagagatataatccctccagcgagcttagggagagcccagacaccttgcggagaaacctcatttcggccgcctgtattcgcaatctcattctttcagtcattacccatagctcatgaccataggtgagggtagggacaaagatggaccaatagattgagagctttgcggctcagttctttcttagccacgacaaACCGGTTAAGCAACTGCAAAACTGCAGACGCCACTCCGATTCGTCTGTCCAGTTCTCGATCTCGCATACCCTCACTGGTGAAcgagaccctgagatacttgaACACTTGACGCagtacctcctccctgacctgaagagggcaatccaacTGTTTCCAGCCAAGaacctggtccagatctgggaggagatcccgcAGGACATGATCCatcgtctcattaggaggatgccctgatgttgtcaggcatgcatacaagcacgtgaGGGCCATACAAACTAGTGAGTacaattttgagttgctgccatgaaattttggcaaaatggactagcctgcaacatcattttttcacttagattttcagggtgtctttgaattcagccctctctagtttgataattttcatttccatcaaacgatgtggcatcctttcattcctcaCACATTACACAGTCCATAGCcgtatagatatccagcatgttttttccccattgagatctgatgtgttttcaaagtgttcctttaattttttgagAAGTTTATAAAGTCAGTCTGCATGCCACCAACTTGAATTAGTTCAGTTTCGACTCCTGGTTGGCAGTGTTGCATGATGGGTAATATGGGTAAACTGATGCCAAAATAGCACAAATGGATAAGAAAAGTCAAATCCGTCAGGTACCCAGTTTAGAAACAAAGGAACGAAGAGGAGAAATGCACAAAAGATAAAGGTAGGCCAGCTATTTCACCTCtttatgaacattttatgaTGCATGTAATGAAATAGACTAGTATACTGTAACACTAGCATGTTTGTTAGTCAATCAGGTAGTGGTGtaataattacttttattttttttttgcatttactACAATTTGTTTCTGTTTCTCTTTGTTATTTCTATTGATATTTATGAATCTTGTTTTGTAtactgttttatatttatacagtttcaAATTGTCCacaggtgtgcatgtgtgagtgaatggagcGTCAGTGAATatcgttttttttcctttcatggTAATCTAAAAATCAATTTTAATTGGCTACAGATTTTTGTATAGTAATAGGGATGATGACACAGCACTAAATGGCATTAAGGATCCATTGAATATAAGATTAATTCTTTGACAAGACAATCTAAACCTTTCAGGGGTGGAATGAGAAAGGACAAGATAGGGCAAACTGCTTATATCCCACTAACCAAGGCAGACCTATAAAACAGCTCTGCTTCTACTTAATGAAAGTAGACAGTGAACAATCTCATGTACCAAAAAGTCACTCTTAAATCCATTAAATGCATGTTTAGATAAAAATGTCCATgatttaaacattattaatggAAGCAATTTTGGATTAGTACATGGATTAAAGAATTCAAGTCTGTAATTGCACAGACAGTAATGGATCTTTATTCTTCTGTGATTGAGGAAACCTGTCTGTACACCTGGTCTGCCCTACATTCAAAAGTAGGTACTCTGTTATATTTACTAATAATTACAGAAATACCCCTTCCTTGTGGGGATGAAGGGTCTTTGTGGAATCCATCTAGACTGTAGTTAACAATAGGTCATTTAAAGCATCTTCATCCAAGAAACATGAGTACAACAGAAAAACTTTAAAATCATATGAATGTCTCGGTTATAAATATGTTCAATTTCTCTCAAGATTCAATTAACATAAAAAACagaacaatacaaaaaaatctTACCTGTGTTTCTCTGGCAGACCATAATGTTATCCTGGTGGGGGGGCTACAGAAATCAACTGGTTTCCTGATTCATGGTGAGGCTTTTAGaaagaaacaaataaacatCACACTGCACAttaacattatattattttctcTGTTACACAATAAGTACCCTCTATGGTGCAGGTTATACTCATTGTGCAATTATGCATGCTTGATGCAATTGTCAGAAGTGGCATGCAAAACCTGATGCTTTCTCTGttcataaaatgtgtgtgtgatgtggaCAGGGGTGAAACAGATAATACTCTGTTTAAGCAGCGTGCTGAAGTGTGAGCCTAGCTTTTGGTTGTACCTGTTAAGCACTAGACCATGCACTTGTATTAATAGTGTAACTATTCTCATGAAAAGCTGTTAATCAGCCTTTGTGGTCACATACAGAGGCCTTGTGAAAGTGCAAAAGATTTTCAATTAACTGTGTAGTGCAGTGGTTCAGCAGTGCAGTATACCCTGTAATAATGTTACTTATGAAATTAGtagcaatgaaaaaaaaagctCACACATTTGATTCTGGAACATTTACTTGAATCTGCAGTGGGATTTCCCACTATTTAAGAAGGTACAGTGCATCAGAGTAAAATACAAACCATGCAAGACTAAACCTTTGCGAATACTGAGAATATTACAAAAGTACAGAATAGTGCAAACACTGTAAGGCTTTAATGTATCTGATCTCCTTGTAGCACCTTAAAGCTCCACACTATATAGCTAACTAACCCAGAGTTTGTTTTCCTGAGCCTTTATGTATCATCATTGCCTGTTACACCCACCACTCCTCACTACATGCGCTCTTACATGCAAAACAATTATAATATTGCAGATGGGTGACGTCAATACACTTATACGTTCCAGCTTATAATAGCTAATAATTTAAGGCACAtttgagaaagaaaaaaaattacaaaagcaTGGAAATCATACAAAAGGGAGAATATTAACAGCCACACAAAATCCATACTGAGATGGTAGACAGgtaaatatattaaattatgTGCTATTAGCTAACTGTACACTAGGGGGAGATAACGAACCAGAAACCATGTAAAGAAATGCAACGTCTTACTACCGTTAAGTATGCCAGAAGGAATTGTTAAAGGATGCAAGAACGCATAATTAGTGGTATGCCCAGGAGTTCGTAATTCATACATTTTGACTGGCTGATTATTACTGTTCAATGTTTTCATTTACATACTGCATTTTTTACATTTCTAACAAATGTACAATACTACTTGCAAAGATTTTTGTACAAATATTAAAAAGCACAATACAATACATAATAAAGTATACAAATCATGATAAATTCTATGAAATACCAAACATCACAtgaagattaaaaaataaataaataaaatgcaactgAATCCTATTTTAAGACCATCATGAATCATGTAGGTAGAAGCCAGTAACTGATAAATAGAACCAAATTGACAGGCTTGAATGTCAGAAAATGGGGTACAGGCAAAGGAAAAACCCAGGAATGATTCAGAACTGCTTGGcaaaatcaaacaaagcttCAGATTGATTGTTAAATCCTTCTTTACATATTACAGCTCAGCCATCCTTGTATTAATGATGGCACTGAAATCAGCTCTGCGGTGTTTCTGCCCTACAGATTGCATAAGCAATAAAAGTATTATTTAATCAAAGGCATGgctatagaaaaaaaacaaggttaTTTCATATGGATGAAATGAAAAAGTGGTGCGTTTATCAAAATGCTACGTTGTGATATTACTGCTTGGGATAGAGCCACTTCTGCTTCATGGAAGGGCAATCTTGCCAGCACCAGCTGTGCTATATCACCAGTCTGGAATCACCAGTTGGGTGAGTCGGGGTAGATTCCTGGCTTGGAGGAACAGAAGCGCTTAGCATTTGTCCTGAGGTCACAGCTGAACAGGTCAATGGATGCAGCAACTGGCCCGAAAATGCCAAGCAACTACACTGCCTGTCTGCTTGGAAGAGTGGAGGGAGCTCATTTCCTTTTGGTATTCCAAGAACTCTTCATTGGTACCAACTACATCCCAAAGGCTCTACTTTCAGTCCAAAAGCTTGAGGACTGGCAGAGCATACAGGGTTCAGCCAGGCGGGGTCACTTGCATACACCATCATACTGCATTACATGGAACATGGTGACAGAGGAATGGGTAAGGCCGCTGGATTTATGGTCACGGGTGGGGGAGGATGAGGGAAAAATTAAGGTGACTCTGCTGTGGAAGGTCCTGACATCTCCTTAGGTTGGAGGTCTGCAGACAGACTTTGGAGTAGCAAAGCAGTCTCCTCCAGCAGCTGATCAGGAGAGTGGTCCACCTCCCGCTCTCCTTCAGAGAGATTGTCGTACTGCGAGATGTTGGAGGGCCGTCTGTGGCTGGGCGGCTGGGGCACCGATAGAGTCACTGGGAACCTGACAGGCAGGTGACTGGACCTGGAAGAAAAGCTCACCTCCTGCAGGTGGAGGTCCAAAGGCTTGGCTGGGCACAGGGACATaggttggggggagggtggtAGGGGCTGTGATTCCGGCTCTCTGCAAACAGACTCCTGCATGTACAGAGGTGGGGGTGGTGGCAGATTAGGAAGGTCTACTGGCTCCTCCTGAGACTGCATAGCCATGATGTCATTCTCAGGGGGCTCATAAGGGGGGGGCCAATCCCCACTTGCACGCTCAACTGCTTCTTGAACTTCCAACCCATGCTGCGGCTTTTTGGGGGTCCGTGAATGTATGGAGAATGTTGACAGTGGACCCTGCCCATTGGCATTCCTGAAGTCCAAAATGTCACTCGGAGGTTGACGGGTCCTCTCCTGCCATTGTGTCAGGACTGGCCCTCCCATTGGCTGCTGTAGCACTGGGGGCAGGCATTTGCTGTTGGGTACCTGGGGCAGCTTGACTGGCATAAGCACTATGGGTAACTCGAGGCCAAGGGCATTCTTCGGAAACTCATCGTGTCTcgctggaaagaaaaaaaatagttatATATCCAAGTTTCATTTCAAACAGCTAGTACTTTCTTTAGGACTGATGTGACAGAAATATCCAAACGTAGCAATAATATTAATAAGAGCACGTGGTACCTGAGTCCCGGAAGAAGACCTGTAGTACTAGTAAAGCCACATGCTCAaccttattaaataaaaacatctaGCTATAGCTATATAACATTTAGCTACATTTATGTACAAATTACTCTGGAAAAACATCAACTGGCTTCTTTTCCTGGCAGCACCTGGAGGAGGAAGGTCCAGCTTCATTTTGCGTAGTTCGGCCATTGAGGCTTGAAGATGCTCAATGACCACATCGTCCCCCAGGCTGAAGGACTCCACAATCTCCTCCTGCAGAAACTCCCGTAGCTCCTCCAGAGACATCTTTAGCAAAACCTCTATAGGGGAAGGAGCAGTGAGACGGAATCGTCAGACACCCTGTGCACGTGACCTATTCCATTTAGCAGATTCAAAGGATGAAGCAGATTCAGTGACCAAAGATAAGCTAGGCCCTTACTTTTGTATAGTTTCAAGATGGTGTAAGCCATGGCAGTTAAAACCTTCTCCCCTTCGAGAATATAGATGTCCCACAAACGCAGGGTCAGAGTGAATGGAGTCTatataacaacaaaacaaaaatattaatattaaacaaaatcaCACAATTATCTCTACAGGAAAAAGGTAAATAGTTCAGTAATGCTGTGGGGAAAAGCTTCTTTTAAGTGCTAGGACTGGAAGCCTTGACAAGCTCCGAGTCCTGGCTTTGCATGGACTGAATGTGCTGACAGCAGCTCGCTTCTCCACACCACAAAAGCCACTAAATTGTGTGTATGAATGACAAACACGGGATAAATCACAGCCGCCCAAAATCACACACAAACTCGGGCCCAGACTCCAACTCGGGCGCCTCTCTGTACGATTAAAGGATTCACATTCTCTACATGCAGCAGGGGGAACACTTCATCAAGGTTCCAAGCCAAACCACACGACTACGGGATAATTCCATGCTGCTGATTATACATGTGCagtatatactttttttttgctattactgtaaataagaCATTTGCAGTCAGTGAATTACGTGACTCATGAACATATAAAGATTCTACTGCAGCTTTTACCAGTATACATAATATTGCTGATAAGTGAAAGAGACTCACCCTATCAATGAAACACTGTAGAAACCATTTGGTGGTGTATATCCCGGAGGACATCTGCTCCTTGTCCTGGAATGGAGAAAGTGATTTAAGCAATCCCAGCTGCATTCACAGGCTGGGGGATGCAACTGGTGGTCCTACTGAATTCATTCCGGCTCACCATTTCAGCCCGAACGGAGATTACGAAGAAGAAAACAAATGAAGATCTTACCAAATGTTTCTTTAGCTTTGGGATCAGTTTGGAAAATATCTGGTCGTGATGTGCCTGAAAACGATGAAGTTTGGGAAATCCAGGAATGAAGAATCCTAAAAATCAAAGGAGATAGCATGTGAAGGCCTACAGCAGCATCAGTGACGTCCTTAGTTATGGTTAACGTGCAGAGGCTCCTGGCCACAGCTGGTCTGTAACCCTGGGGTTCACAAGGGGAGTCCTTGGAGACCTCCGCTTCCTATTTCGTTGTCTCTGAGCTTTGAAGCCTGACTCACCGTGCATGGCATGCTTCTGGTTGTTCAGCAGCTGCGCGAGCGCCCAAAAAGCATCCTCCTCATTCATGTACATCAGCAAGATGGCGGCGATCTGGCTCATCCCTTGGCAGTAGGTCACCTCCTGGTAATGCACCATTGCGCACACAGTCAGCAGGAATGAATCTAGTACTGCTGCAATTCTAGGAAACCTAGATTCATGCATGATTAGGCCACCCTGAAGAACAGGAAAAGGTACTCGTGCAGAGCTATTGCACTATTACACTATTGCACTGCTCTGTGAAACCCTGAAACACATTACATGCATCAGCTACCTGCCAAGAGGGACCTTCTCCTTTGGAAGGACAGAGTGGCTGACTTTTTCCACAACACTGAACTGAGCATCTGTCCTATATGCTCTGACAATAACGCAGATAACCAGTGATACATTTCACAAGTCACAACTGCTGGAATCTGGCTTTCTGAACCCACGAAAACCCATATGAGATCTCTATAAACTGCAGGCCTATGCCaccaaattaaaacaaaaaccatcGTGCCTATTGCAACAAGGTACATAAAGTGCAGACCATTGTCATTGCACATTGTCTTGTTTTGCACTATATGTTTGTTATCTGCACTTTACCTaccttgctgctgtatgcagaatttccctctgggatcaataaagttcatttTATGTTATAGTGAACCTGACATAAACGTGCCAAAAGAGCAGCGCTGATAAACCACCTCGATAAACCGGCTTCTTGGGTGCAGAAGCAATGTAACTATGCTTTGCCATTTCATCGGCACTGCTGAAACGCAGTCAGTGTGCCAAGTGGCAGATCTGTCTCCCTTCTGGAACATTCCGCTCGCTGCTCTCTTTCTGAAGACTCCCCTCCAGTCACAGAAATGCAAAAAAGTAGCACGCACGTTAGATCTCAGAAACAGCTGCCATTCTGACCAAATTTCCAGGCTGTCCCTGAAGAAACGCAACACTTTCAATCTTCTGATATGAAGGCAAAACAAAGGTCCAATGAAAGAGCAGCAAGCAGAGTGAGCATGGGCCTTGTGGAGGAGCGTCTGCATGGCAGGCTGCATACTCACCGGGTTGTACACAGAGTAGGCCGCCAGCACCCAGAACAGAGCCTGCTGCCTGCAACAAGAGACAGAAGCATTATCATCTGTGCCCACCTCacaggtaacactttactcatCGTCACCCTTGCTTTCACAATATCTCCTACACAACTACCATGCTACTCAGTGTCAAAATGAAATCAATATAGACAACCACTGACAAAAATCAATGACCACAGGCCACAGAACACTCATCCGTCCATTTTCCACCGTCTAACAGCTTGTTGGAAGAGAACTGTGGTGAAGTTAGAGTCTGAAGCACAGAgtatgaggcaggggacaccctggccAGAATGCCAGtcaatgtcacacacacacacagtgacactaCAGATGCCTTGGCAtctgtatctttgtggggactctccatttgtttctatggggaaaaaccctaatcccaacaataatagctttaacccctacccagccctaaccttaacaataagtaacctaacaaaagaCTTTAagctattttagttttttgattgcatttacagatttttattaaattcagGTTTCTAtcgtggggacctgaaaaatgtccccacaagctacaaaataaaaggttttaccagattgtggggacatttggtccccacactATGGTTAGTACACatccacacacgcacactaTCACTAAAGATGCAAATTCATCTAAAcctcatgtttttggactgtgggagaaacTCAAGGAGAATATGACAACTTCACACATAGAGGCTGGGGTGGAACTCTGACCTTCCCCCTGAAGCTCTCAGGctacagtgctaatcactgagTCACTATGACACTCtgccttcatccatccatccatccatccttggACCGCATCTCTTTAGACCGCAGGAGGAAAACCACAtaacacaggaagaacaggaGACCTGCACACGCACAGAGCTGGTAGCATAGGCACCTTCCC contains:
- the LOC111840316 gene encoding USP6 N-terminal-like protein, translated to MKKDIDTLIAEERADIISNYEKGRQQGVQINVWEDADSDIYKIMDRFGFLHKEELPRPSALEEKQIHQEIERVDKWLKMVASWNKYQNSDKMSRRVYKGIPLKCRGKVWCLLLEVEKVKNAHAGKYKHMKEQARHYSTEIKQIDLDINRTFRNHIMFKDRFGVMQQALFWVLAAYSVYNPEVTYCQGMSQIAAILLMYMNEEDAFWALAQLLNNQKHAMHGFFIPGFPKLHRFQAHHDQIFSKLIPKLKKHLDKEQMSSGIYTTKWFLQCFIDRTPFTLTLRLWDIYILEGEKVLTAMAYTILKLYKKVLLKMSLEELREFLQEEIVESFSLGDDVVIEHLQASMAELRKMKLDLPPPARHDEFPKNALGLELPIVLMPVKLPQVPNSKCLPPVLQQPMGGPVLTQWQERTRQPPSDILDFRNANGQGPLSTFSIHSRTPKKPQHGLEVQEAVERASGDWPPPYEPPENDIMAMQSQEEPVDLPNLPPPPPLYMQESVCREPESQPLPPSPQPMSLCPAKPLDLHLQEVSFSSRSSHLPVRFPVTLSVPQPPSHRRPSNISQYDNLSEGEREVDHSPDQLLEETALLLQSLSADLQPKEMSGPSTAESP